Proteins encoded in a region of the Methanomassiliicoccales archaeon genome:
- a CDS encoding 50S ribosomal protein L21e encodes MVRSSHGPRKKSRQILSRRPRDRGLSPITHEFQVFEVGEKANIILDPSIHHGMPSIRFHGKTGTVMGKQGRACVLAVKDGNKIKTVLATPEHLRKAKP; translated from the coding sequence ATGGTAAGATCATCACACGGCCCGAGGAAGAAGTCGAGGCAGATACTCAGCAGGCGCCCAAGAGATAGAGGGCTATCACCTATCACCCACGAGTTCCAGGTTTTCGAAGTGGGAGAGAAGGCCAATATCATTCTCGATCCGAGCATCCACCACGGCATGCCCTCCATCCGCTTCCACGGAAAGACCGGAACGGTCATGGGCAAACAGGGTCGGGCGTGCGTGCTGGCGGTGAAGGACGGCAACAAGATCAAGACCGTTCTAGCGACCCCCGAGCACCTGCGCAAGGCCAAACCGTGA